The following coding sequences lie in one Lolium perenne isolate Kyuss_39 chromosome 2, Kyuss_2.0, whole genome shotgun sequence genomic window:
- the LOC127336443 gene encoding protein FATTY ACID EXPORT 4, chloroplastic, producing MTSAVVTTTTTSRPLHLPAAIRSTPGTPSPPIVARAGGRRRRAVLRCAAVSELTPAVSAAYGALLVGGGAFAYARSGSKGSIYGGLSGSALMGLAYYLMQSPETKALGDAVGFGSAFLFASVFGIRLYNTRKLVPSGLLLVLSLGALGVFFSAYLQDKV from the exons ATGACGTCGGCGGtggtcaccaccaccaccacctcccgcCCTCTCCACCTTCCCGCCGCCATCCGTTCTACACCGGGTACACCCTCGCCACCTATCGTGGCTCGTGCtggcggccgtcgccgccgcgcaGTCCTACGCTGTGCTGCCGTGTCCGAGCTGACGCCCGCGGTTTCGGCCGCCTACGGCGCCCTCCTCGTGGGCGGCGGCGCATTCGCAT ATGCGCGGTCGGGCAGTAAAGGGTCCATCTACGGAGGGCTCTCCGGATCTGCGCTCATGGGCCTC GCCTATTACCTGATGCAGTCTCCTGAGACGAAGGCACTAGGCGATGCTGTTGGATTTGGATCTGCCTTTCTGTTTGCCAGCGTATTCG GTATCAGGCTGTACAATACCAGGAAACTGGTGCCATCAGGCCTTCTTTTAGTACTTTCTCTTGGTGCCCTGGGTGTCTTCTTCTCTGCTTACTTGCAAGACAAGGTGTGA